From one Lolium rigidum isolate FL_2022 chromosome 4, APGP_CSIRO_Lrig_0.1, whole genome shotgun sequence genomic stretch:
- the LOC124708338 gene encoding uncharacterized protein LOC124708338 produces the protein MDPFPTASKRCRDPAVIVSNDAELQWPATRSCRLRSRLTSQIPSIDHQRQSPPSSSSPTSPAVPRPQPPAPDPVWEQRNFSSTHMAEISWNWARHRRWGERPAASGLTAEARRQHHRLTVQDVQSEDSRLMSSLERS, from the exons ATGGATCCATTTCCCACCGCCTCCAAGCGCTGCCGTGACCCGGCCGTAATCGTCTCCAACGACGCCGAGCTCCAGTGGCCTGCGACTAGGTCTTGTCGCCTCCGTTCTCGCCTCACGTCCCAAATACCTTCCATCGACCACCAACGCCAGTCGCCGCCGTCCTCCTCGTCTCCAACCTCTCCGGCTGTGCCTCGTCCTCAACCTCCAGCTCCAGATCCCGTATGGGAGCAGCGGAACTTCAG TTCAACGCACATGGCGGAGATCAGTTGGAATTGGGCGCGGCATCGGCGATGGGGtgagcggccggcggcgagcgg GCTAACAGCGGAAGCACGGAGGCAACACCATCGGCTCACCGTACAAGATGTCCAGTCAGAGGACAGCAGGCTAATGAGCTCTTTAGAAAGAAGCTAG